A single region of the Gemmata palustris genome encodes:
- a CDS encoding AMP-binding protein — MTEPAEVALVLAAVFVLGGVLTWALPSLLRPVLWLVANGLYRFTVYHRERVPARGGTLIVANHVSYVDWLVLWVACPRSAAFVLWGGYYCNPVLRFFLSWARHNTIRVANRTTRPHAVNDSLKQIAAALDAGRMVVMFPEGALTRTGNMLPFGRGIERILKLAATDVSVIPACTTGLWNGFFSHGAGRILWKWPKAFRPRVSVLFGEAKKPTPPSPLPEGKGVSEEPTPPAPFPEGKGEQARDPAEIGTTRGGGSFSPFPSGRGAGGVGSADSRTPSGRGAGRVGSPLRAADIRLAVQEATAELSILESDHLLLVHRRFVRVASKLRRLFRPAIVDYSGGSARTLTWAKVLVGALCVTRFLQSRVGEAQNVGIWLPTGLGSALANISVAFLGKTSVNLNYTAGTAAVRSAVKQAGVRFVITAKKFTARVPLDLPDDVQLIYLEDALESVTKGQRVRTFLLVLLLPGWAIDYFLLGLSKHRPDDVLTIVFSSGSTGEPKGVVLTHRNITANTDASRHTLEVVPGETLFGILPFFHSFGYTVCLWLPMNAPCTAVYFPDPRQAKEVGDLARTHRATVMAATATFLRFYIRRCGADDFRTLRLIICGAEKLPVKLQDEFRAKFGVLPLEGYGCTELSPVVSCNMPDVNIGGMLQQRNYRGTVGQPIFGVCTKAFDPNTMEPLPIGAEGVLCSKGPNVMVGYLNQPEKTANVIRDGWYNTGDAGLIEPEGFIRITGRLSRFAKIAGEMIPLERLDDEMHDALATGGDRVLAVAAVPDEKRGERVVVLYLPEIEAKLPDLLAALPKRGIPNLWVPDRRDCYPVDAMPVLGTGKLDLKKLSDLAKQLATGKA, encoded by the coding sequence ATGACCGAACCGGCCGAAGTCGCCCTCGTGCTCGCTGCCGTTTTTGTGCTCGGGGGCGTCCTGACGTGGGCGCTCCCGTCTCTTTTGCGCCCCGTGCTGTGGCTCGTTGCAAACGGGCTGTACCGGTTCACGGTGTATCACCGCGAGCGCGTGCCCGCCCGCGGCGGCACCCTGATCGTCGCCAACCACGTCAGCTACGTCGACTGGCTCGTGCTGTGGGTCGCGTGCCCGCGCTCGGCCGCGTTCGTGCTCTGGGGCGGGTATTACTGCAACCCGGTGCTGCGGTTCTTTTTGTCGTGGGCGCGGCACAACACGATCCGCGTCGCCAACCGCACCACGCGCCCGCACGCGGTCAACGACAGTTTGAAGCAAATCGCTGCGGCACTGGACGCGGGCCGCATGGTCGTGATGTTCCCCGAAGGCGCGCTCACGCGGACCGGAAACATGCTCCCGTTCGGGCGCGGCATCGAGCGCATCCTGAAGCTGGCGGCTACCGACGTCTCGGTGATCCCCGCGTGTACAACGGGCTTGTGGAACGGCTTCTTCAGCCACGGGGCCGGGCGGATTTTGTGGAAGTGGCCGAAGGCGTTCCGCCCGCGCGTGAGTGTGCTGTTCGGGGAAGCGAAGAAACCTACCCCCCCGTCCCCCCTCCCTGAAGGGAAGGGAGTCTCAGAAGAACCTACCCCCCCGGCCCCCTTCCCTGAAGGGAAGGGGGAGCAGGCGCGCGATCCCGCTGAGATTGGAACCACGCGCGGTGGCGGTTCTTTCTCCCCCTTCCCTTCAGGGAGGGGGGCCGGGGGGGTAGGTTCTGCCGACAGCCGCACCCCTTCAGGGAGGGGGGCCGGGAGGGTAGGTTCTCCCCTCCGCGCCGCGGACATTCGGCTCGCGGTGCAGGAAGCGACCGCGGAACTTTCGATCCTCGAAAGCGATCACTTGCTGCTGGTACACCGGCGGTTCGTGCGGGTCGCGTCGAAGTTGCGCCGATTGTTCCGGCCGGCCATTGTGGACTACTCCGGTGGGTCGGCGCGCACGCTTACATGGGCGAAGGTGCTCGTCGGCGCGCTGTGCGTCACGCGGTTTTTGCAGTCGCGTGTGGGCGAAGCGCAGAATGTGGGTATTTGGCTCCCGACGGGATTGGGCAGCGCCCTGGCGAACATCAGCGTGGCCTTCCTGGGCAAAACGTCGGTGAACCTGAACTACACCGCTGGGACCGCCGCCGTGCGCTCGGCCGTGAAGCAGGCCGGTGTGCGGTTCGTTATCACCGCGAAGAAGTTCACCGCGCGCGTGCCGCTCGATCTTCCCGACGACGTGCAACTGATCTACCTCGAAGACGCGCTCGAGTCCGTCACGAAGGGGCAGCGCGTCCGCACGTTCCTTCTGGTGCTACTACTCCCCGGTTGGGCGATCGATTACTTCCTGCTCGGGTTGTCCAAGCACCGGCCCGACGACGTGCTCACCATTGTGTTTTCCAGCGGCAGCACGGGCGAGCCGAAGGGCGTGGTGTTGACCCACCGGAACATCACCGCGAACACCGACGCCTCCCGGCACACGTTGGAGGTCGTGCCGGGCGAAACGCTGTTCGGCATCCTCCCGTTCTTCCACAGCTTCGGGTACACGGTGTGCTTGTGGCTGCCGATGAACGCGCCGTGTACCGCGGTGTACTTCCCGGACCCGCGCCAGGCCAAAGAGGTCGGCGACCTCGCGCGCACGCACCGCGCCACGGTTATGGCCGCGACCGCGACGTTCCTCCGGTTCTACATCCGCCGGTGCGGTGCGGACGATTTCCGCACGCTGCGGCTCATCATCTGCGGCGCGGAAAAGCTGCCCGTGAAACTTCAGGACGAGTTCCGCGCCAAGTTCGGAGTGCTGCCACTCGAGGGGTACGGCTGCACGGAACTGTCGCCGGTGGTGTCGTGTAACATGCCGGACGTGAACATCGGCGGGATGCTCCAACAGCGGAACTACCGCGGAACGGTCGGGCAGCCCATCTTCGGTGTGTGTACGAAAGCCTTTGATCCCAACACGATGGAACCGCTCCCGATCGGCGCGGAGGGTGTGTTGTGCAGTAAAGGGCCGAACGTGATGGTCGGCTATTTGAACCAGCCGGAGAAGACCGCGAACGTGATTCGGGACGGGTGGTACAACACCGGCGACGCAGGGCTGATCGAGCCGGAGGGGTTCATTCGCATCACCGGGCGACTGTCTCGGTTCGCGAAGATCGCCGGCGAAATGATCCCGCTGGAACGACTCGACGACGAGATGCACGACGCGCTCGCGACCGGGGGCGATCGCGTCCTGGCCGTGGCCGCGGTGCCGGACGAGAAGCGCGGCGAGCGCGTCGTGGTGCTGTACCTTCCCGAGATCGAAGCGAAACTGCCCGACCTCTTGGCCGCGCTACCGAAGCGCGGCATCCCGAATTTGTGGGTACCGGACCGGCGCGACTGTTACCCGGTGGACGCGATGCCGGTTCTGGGAACGGGCAAACTCGATCTGAAGAAGCTCAGCGACTTGGCGAAACAACTGGCGACGGGCAAGGCGTGA
- a CDS encoding YqjF family protein has protein sequence MSRLKFLTARWANLILANYAVPEELLRPLVPPGCELDRRGGACWASLVGFQFLGTRVLGIGWPGFRNFPEWNLRFYVRCGEERGVCFVREFVPQWTVATIARVIYNEPYRAARMSMDVKDQPEVLTATYTVKWAGRVHSLRAVGAKPAIRPASDSTEHWFKEHSWGFGTSHRGKAIRYEVNHPEWDIYPVRESAADVDWALLYGPAWAVMNAAKPASVVLAAGSEISVYPKG, from the coding sequence GTGTCGCGTCTCAAGTTCCTCACGGCGCGGTGGGCCAACCTCATCCTCGCGAACTACGCGGTGCCGGAGGAACTGCTGCGCCCGCTGGTGCCGCCCGGGTGCGAACTCGACCGCCGCGGCGGGGCGTGCTGGGCCAGTCTGGTGGGGTTCCAGTTCCTCGGTACGCGCGTGCTCGGGATCGGGTGGCCGGGGTTCCGCAACTTCCCCGAATGGAACCTGCGGTTCTACGTGCGCTGCGGCGAAGAACGCGGCGTGTGCTTCGTGCGCGAGTTCGTGCCGCAGTGGACGGTCGCGACCATCGCGCGCGTGATCTACAACGAACCGTACCGCGCAGCGCGCATGTCGATGGACGTGAAGGACCAGCCCGAAGTGCTCACCGCGACGTACACAGTAAAATGGGCGGGGCGCGTCCACTCGCTCCGCGCGGTCGGAGCGAAACCCGCGATCCGACCTGCTTCCGATAGCACCGAGCACTGGTTCAAAGAGCATTCATGGGGCTTCGGAACGTCGCACCGCGGAAAAGCGATCCGCTACGAGGTGAACCACCCGGAGTGGGACATTTACCCGGTGCGCGAGTCCGCGGCCGATGTCGATTGGGCGCTGCTGTACGGCCCAGCGTGGGCCGTCATGAACGCGGCGAAACCGGCGTCGGTTGTGCTCGCTGCCGGGTCGGAGATTAGCGTCTACCCGAAGGGCTGA
- a CDS encoding secretin N-terminal domain-containing protein — protein MRFCFRAIAGLMVIAWALPVVVGQPPELGGPIPGGPIRPQPAKPQLTVKVFKLERGEPGAVVEALNSLLESPDVEVNSPMGPGGLPGSMPGAVPPGGFGGFGGFGAVPPGGQFGFGGLPAPAAGQAGFGGAGQLGAVGCFIGNGGVNTIPVWRATAQARTRSVVVRGSERHLKVAADLVAILDRAANDPLPKLQVVKAFTLKHATAEELAEVINALSFEGVKLATPDVRLLTLVAPDDAVKSIEELVKELDVPGKDNSEPKPKPKPEPKPESK, from the coding sequence ATGCGCTTCTGTTTCCGGGCGATCGCGGGGCTGATGGTGATCGCGTGGGCGTTACCCGTCGTGGTCGGTCAACCGCCGGAATTAGGTGGGCCGATACCGGGTGGTCCGATCAGGCCCCAACCCGCCAAACCGCAACTGACGGTGAAGGTGTTCAAGCTGGAGCGCGGCGAGCCCGGGGCGGTGGTCGAGGCCCTCAACTCGCTGCTCGAATCACCCGATGTCGAGGTAAACTCGCCGATGGGTCCGGGTGGCCTCCCCGGTAGCATGCCGGGTGCTGTTCCGCCCGGTGGGTTCGGCGGGTTCGGCGGGTTCGGCGCGGTGCCACCCGGCGGACAGTTCGGGTTCGGTGGCCTACCCGCGCCCGCCGCCGGACAAGCTGGGTTCGGGGGGGCGGGGCAACTCGGGGCTGTCGGTTGTTTCATCGGGAACGGCGGAGTCAACACGATCCCGGTGTGGCGAGCGACGGCGCAGGCGCGGACGCGATCGGTGGTCGTGCGGGGGTCGGAGCGGCACCTCAAGGTCGCCGCTGATCTGGTGGCGATCCTCGACCGCGCGGCGAACGACCCGCTACCGAAATTGCAGGTCGTCAAGGCGTTCACCCTGAAACACGCTACTGCCGAAGAACTGGCAGAGGTGATTAACGCCCTGTCGTTCGAGGGCGTGAAACTGGCGACCCCAGATGTGCGCTTGTTGACACTCGTGGCTCCGGACGACGCGGTGAAATCGATCGAAGAGTTGGTCAAGGAACTCGACGTGCCCGGCAAGGACAATTCGGAACCCAAGCCAAAGCCGAAACCGGAACCGAAACCAGAATCGAAGTAG
- a CDS encoding outer membrane protein assembly factor BamB family protein, translating into MLRHTTLPSCLALVFALTHARAADWTQFRGPTGSGVSAETGLSSKWSAKENVAWKTEMPGPGTSSPVFFGDRIFITCYTGYNVPGRAKAEQVDLRRHLLALDRKTGRVLMNKEVEAKLPEQDKIRDTHGYASSTPAVDADRVYCFFGKSGVFAFDHAGKQLWQADVGTKLSDWGSAASPVLHGDLVIVNASVESQTLFAFDKKTGKEKWKVAGIKESWNTPLVVKTKDGKDELVVAIMGKVLGFDPATGAALWSCDTDITWYMVPSLVAHDGIVYALGGRSGIAALAVRAGGTGNVTKTHRLWTSKKGANVPSPVLHDGHLYWMNEVSGTVFCAKAATGEVVYEERVPRPGDIYASSLLADGRLHYLSRDGRTFVVAAKPEYELIATNDLRDGSLFHATPVAADGRLFIRSDKYLYCLGK; encoded by the coding sequence ATGTTGCGCCACACCACTCTCCCGTCCTGTCTCGCACTCGTATTCGCACTGACGCACGCTCGTGCCGCCGACTGGACGCAATTCCGCGGGCCGACCGGGAGCGGCGTGAGCGCGGAGACGGGGCTGTCGTCGAAGTGGAGTGCAAAAGAGAACGTTGCGTGGAAGACCGAAATGCCCGGTCCCGGGACGTCGTCCCCGGTGTTCTTCGGCGATCGCATCTTCATCACGTGCTACACGGGTTACAACGTGCCCGGGCGGGCGAAGGCCGAACAAGTCGACCTGCGCCGCCACCTCCTCGCGCTCGACCGCAAAACCGGTCGGGTACTCATGAACAAAGAGGTCGAAGCGAAACTGCCGGAGCAGGACAAGATCCGCGACACCCACGGCTACGCCTCCAGCACGCCCGCGGTGGACGCGGACCGCGTGTACTGCTTCTTCGGCAAGTCCGGGGTGTTCGCGTTCGACCACGCGGGTAAGCAACTTTGGCAGGCGGATGTGGGTACGAAATTGAGTGACTGGGGCTCCGCCGCGTCGCCGGTGCTGCACGGCGACCTCGTAATCGTGAACGCCAGTGTCGAGAGCCAGACGCTGTTCGCGTTCGATAAGAAAACCGGCAAGGAGAAGTGGAAGGTCGCCGGCATCAAGGAATCGTGGAACACGCCACTCGTCGTGAAGACGAAAGACGGCAAGGACGAGTTGGTGGTCGCGATCATGGGCAAGGTGCTCGGGTTCGACCCGGCGACCGGTGCGGCGCTGTGGAGTTGTGACACCGATATCACGTGGTACATGGTGCCGAGTTTGGTGGCGCACGACGGCATCGTGTACGCGCTCGGCGGGCGCAGCGGGATCGCGGCCCTGGCCGTTCGCGCCGGCGGGACGGGTAACGTGACGAAGACGCACCGGCTCTGGACGAGCAAGAAGGGCGCGAACGTGCCCTCGCCGGTGCTTCACGACGGTCACCTGTACTGGATGAACGAGGTGAGCGGAACGGTGTTTTGCGCGAAGGCCGCGACCGGCGAAGTGGTGTACGAAGAGCGCGTTCCGCGCCCGGGCGACATTTATGCGTCGTCACTGTTGGCCGATGGCCGGCTGCACTATCTCTCGCGCGACGGGCGCACGTTCGTGGTCGCGGCCAAGCCGGAGTACGAGCTGATCGCGACGAACGACCTGCGCGACGGGAGCCTGTTCCACGCGACGCCGGTGGCCGCCGACGGCCGGCTCTTCATCCGCTCCGACAAGTACCTGTATTGCCTGGGAAAATAG
- a CDS encoding DUF6939 family protein: MKRSVDFARCVFVPRYHVENVPAGSTIYDVSSYAEPPYCELSPMWVHGGIPVPGTSGETSDTVEGVWQGLKIIRGKTAPRYFRGPGAKRGGKPSGHLFGAKHLGVVDARRLIYVPTYEWVIENRISPELVRAFINAARAGVTQYFHDVGDNGDPNDADQPLAHAAVLVRYLNRIAAR, from the coding sequence ATGAAACGCTCGGTCGATTTCGCGCGGTGCGTTTTTGTCCCGCGCTACCACGTCGAGAACGTGCCGGCCGGGAGCACAATTTACGACGTGAGCAGCTACGCGGAACCGCCGTACTGCGAGCTCAGCCCGATGTGGGTTCACGGCGGGATTCCCGTTCCCGGAACCTCCGGCGAAACGAGCGATACGGTCGAGGGCGTGTGGCAGGGGCTCAAGATCATTCGCGGGAAGACCGCGCCGCGGTACTTTCGCGGGCCGGGCGCGAAGCGCGGCGGGAAGCCGTCCGGTCACCTGTTCGGCGCGAAGCACCTCGGGGTCGTTGATGCGCGGCGCCTGATCTACGTCCCGACTTACGAATGGGTGATCGAGAACCGCATTTCACCGGAACTGGTTCGGGCGTTCATCAATGCGGCCCGGGCGGGCGTGACGCAATACTTCCACGACGTCGGCGACAACGGCGACCCGAATGATGCGGACCAGCCGCTCGCTCATGCGGCCGTGCTGGTCCGTTATTTGAATCGGATCGCGGCCCGATGA
- the ggt gene encoding gamma-glutamyltransferase yields the protein MLTRVLAATVLALTMTPLLPAERPTPQAGKAGRSETVATNGMVATSHPLAAQIGLDVLKSGGNAVDAAIATNAAMGLMEPTSCGIGGDLYAIVWDAKTQKLYGLNASGRAPGRATLAYFRDKKLTDIPTSGPLSWSVPGCVDGWDQLRQKFGTKSFKELLAPSINYAEKGVPVPEVIAGHWKSANKMRDPGMRETFLIRDGTQLRSPNAGEVFKNPALARSYTLIAESGRDAYYKGPIAEQLVALSGKVGGLFALKDFADHKSEWVEPVKTTYRGYDVWELPPPGQGIAALQMLNLLEPHDLKKMGPESADYWHLLVEAKKLAFADRAKFYADPAFAKVPVTELVSKEYAAQRAKLLDPKHALTNVPAGDPKLSTSETIYLTVVDKDRNCVSLIQSNYSGFGSGLSAPGTGFGIQNRGCLFALDETHANKLEPGKRPFHTIIPAMVTKGGKPWFTFGVMGGDMQPQGHAQVLVNLIDFGMSVQAAGDSPRVEHVGSATPTGTAEKPKGGTIKAEIGIPDEVVKELERRGHVVERVKVNSGGYQGIMIDPKTGVLHGGTESRKDGAAVGY from the coding sequence ATGCTCACGCGCGTTCTCGCTGCCACCGTTCTCGCGCTCACCATGACACCGCTGCTCCCCGCCGAGCGCCCGACCCCACAAGCCGGTAAAGCCGGGCGTTCGGAAACCGTTGCGACCAACGGGATGGTCGCAACGAGCCACCCACTCGCGGCCCAAATTGGCTTGGACGTGCTGAAAAGCGGCGGCAACGCCGTGGACGCCGCGATCGCGACCAACGCCGCAATGGGCCTCATGGAGCCGACCTCCTGCGGCATCGGCGGCGACCTCTACGCGATCGTCTGGGACGCGAAGACGCAGAAACTCTACGGCCTGAACGCGAGCGGGCGGGCGCCGGGCCGGGCCACGCTCGCGTACTTCCGGGACAAGAAACTGACGGACATCCCCACCTCCGGGCCGCTGTCGTGGTCCGTGCCCGGGTGCGTCGATGGCTGGGACCAGTTGCGCCAGAAGTTCGGCACGAAGAGCTTCAAGGAACTGCTCGCCCCGAGCATCAACTACGCTGAAAAAGGCGTGCCGGTGCCGGAAGTGATCGCGGGGCACTGGAAGTCGGCCAACAAGATGCGCGACCCCGGAATGCGCGAAACGTTCCTGATCCGCGACGGCACCCAGCTCCGCTCTCCGAACGCGGGAGAGGTGTTCAAGAACCCGGCCCTCGCGCGCTCGTACACGCTCATCGCGGAAAGCGGGCGCGACGCTTACTACAAGGGACCGATCGCGGAACAACTGGTCGCGCTCTCGGGCAAAGTCGGCGGGCTCTTCGCGCTGAAGGACTTCGCCGACCACAAGTCCGAGTGGGTGGAACCGGTCAAAACCACTTATCGCGGGTACGACGTGTGGGAACTGCCGCCGCCCGGTCAGGGCATCGCCGCGCTCCAGATGCTGAACCTGCTCGAACCACACGACCTCAAGAAGATGGGGCCGGAATCGGCCGATTACTGGCACCTACTTGTTGAGGCGAAGAAGCTCGCGTTCGCGGACCGGGCGAAGTTCTACGCCGACCCCGCGTTCGCAAAAGTGCCGGTGACCGAACTCGTTTCCAAGGAGTACGCCGCGCAGCGCGCCAAGCTCCTCGACCCGAAGCACGCGCTCACCAACGTCCCCGCGGGCGACCCGAAGCTCAGCACGTCGGAAACGATTTACCTCACGGTGGTGGACAAGGACCGCAACTGCGTGTCGCTGATTCAGAGCAACTACAGCGGCTTCGGCTCGGGACTGTCCGCGCCGGGCACGGGGTTCGGCATCCAGAACCGCGGGTGCCTGTTCGCGCTCGACGAGACCCACGCGAACAAGCTCGAACCGGGCAAGCGCCCGTTCCACACGATCATCCCGGCGATGGTGACGAAGGGCGGCAAGCCGTGGTTCACGTTCGGCGTGATGGGCGGCGACATGCAGCCGCAGGGCCACGCGCAGGTGCTCGTGAACCTCATCGATTTCGGTATGAGCGTGCAGGCCGCCGGGGATTCGCCGCGCGTGGAGCACGTCGGCAGCGCGACCCCGACCGGGACCGCGGAGAAACCGAAGGGCGGCACGATTAAAGCCGAGATCGGGATTCCCGACGAAGTGGTTAAGGAACTGGAGCGCCGCGGACACGTCGTGGAGCGCGTGAAGGTGAACAGCGGCGGTTACCAGGGAATCATGATCGACCCGAAAACCGGTGTGCTCCACGGTGGCACCGAATCGCGCAAAGACGGCGCCGCGGTGGGATATTGA
- a CDS encoding PVC-type heme-binding CxxCH protein — MRTVLLSLLLLLTASASAADLPPADKPIPAKDAAKAMTVPDGFKVTLFAGEPDVVQPIAFTFDDRGRMWVVECLSYPIWSKDGKGKDRVVILEDTDGDGVHDKKTVFLDNGSNLSGIEFGFGGVWLCSSPNLLFVPILEGDKPGKPEVKLDGWNMIDTKHNIFNSLVWGPDGWLYGCNGIQAKAWVGAPGTPKDKRTYIDCGVWRYHPTEKRFEAFAHGTTNPFGLDFNDHGELFITNCVIDHLFHFAPGAHYERMYGQDANPHAYGLLKSCVDYRHWAGGDWTSSRGTGVGGKPEHSDAGGGHAHSGAAIYLADNFPAEYRNTLFTANIHGNRLNNDGLARTASGYKGVRRKDFLFANDSWFRGICVKTGPEGGLYVSDWCDTGECHNYDKADTTNGRIYRVVYKNANPLKTDVSKLTDTELVKLQLSPNDWLVRKARRVLQERAAAGKLEKATPDALRKILKDETDTARRLRGLWALEATGKLTDEEIPALYTDHDEVLRAWGYRLGARPSRTFSQLMMGSNLDLEQSAHVLAAAASALQSHSQPYTVYSSLDRHKLVKNDPALSLMLWYGIERWYTRFPKIALSSLSGTENALVRRNTVRFLLAQPNATENLAGLVGEIGKISADEVRLDVLNGIRESLAGQKAATAPKEWAAVYADLLKTDSREVKRAAEAVAVLFGDKDAISTLLKRVTDTSAKPEERRAAVELLAPRKLPDFAKTLQALLSDADLRGAAIRTLASFPDAGTPAALIKAYPKLTPEEKADTVQTLAARVGFAKELLDAIEKGTIPRADVPVVTARQVLALNDKGVSERLEKVWGKITPIAKERTALMKKWKDVLTEDTVKKADIANGRALFTKNCASCHKMFGEGQAVGPELTGSQRSNLEYVLENVLDPSAVVPNEYRMVNFSLADDRVVSGIVLRETKDAVTVRTVNDTLTVPVADIVTRKQTALSIMPEGLFDAMKPDEVRDLIAYLRAKEQVPIPKK, encoded by the coding sequence ATGCGAACTGTTTTGCTTTCTCTCCTGCTCCTCCTGACCGCGTCCGCGAGCGCTGCCGATCTTCCTCCGGCCGACAAACCGATTCCGGCCAAGGACGCGGCGAAGGCCATGACCGTTCCCGACGGCTTCAAGGTCACGCTGTTCGCGGGCGAACCGGACGTGGTGCAACCCATCGCGTTCACGTTCGACGACCGCGGGCGCATGTGGGTGGTCGAGTGCCTCAGCTACCCGATCTGGTCGAAGGACGGGAAGGGGAAGGACCGCGTCGTCATCCTCGAAGACACCGACGGCGACGGGGTTCACGACAAGAAGACCGTGTTCCTCGACAACGGCTCAAACCTCTCCGGCATCGAATTCGGGTTCGGGGGCGTGTGGCTCTGCTCGTCGCCGAACCTGCTGTTCGTTCCGATCCTCGAAGGCGACAAGCCGGGCAAGCCGGAGGTGAAGCTCGACGGCTGGAACATGATCGACACGAAGCACAACATCTTCAACTCGCTCGTATGGGGACCGGACGGCTGGCTGTACGGCTGCAACGGCATCCAGGCGAAGGCGTGGGTCGGCGCGCCGGGCACCCCGAAGGACAAGCGCACCTACATCGATTGCGGTGTGTGGCGCTACCACCCCACGGAGAAGCGGTTTGAAGCGTTCGCGCACGGCACCACGAACCCGTTCGGCCTCGACTTCAACGACCACGGCGAACTGTTCATCACGAACTGCGTGATCGACCACCTGTTCCACTTCGCCCCGGGCGCGCACTACGAACGCATGTACGGCCAGGACGCGAACCCGCACGCCTACGGGCTGCTAAAGAGCTGCGTCGACTACCGGCACTGGGCCGGGGGCGACTGGACCAGTTCGCGCGGGACCGGCGTGGGCGGGAAGCCCGAGCACTCCGATGCCGGCGGCGGGCACGCGCACTCGGGTGCCGCGATCTACCTCGCCGATAACTTCCCCGCCGAGTACCGCAACACGCTGTTCACCGCGAACATCCACGGGAACCGCCTCAATAACGACGGCCTGGCCCGCACCGCCAGCGGCTACAAGGGCGTCCGCCGGAAGGACTTCCTGTTCGCGAACGATTCGTGGTTCCGCGGCATCTGCGTGAAGACCGGACCCGAGGGCGGGCTGTACGTCAGCGACTGGTGCGACACGGGCGAGTGCCACAACTACGACAAGGCCGACACCACCAACGGGCGCATCTACCGCGTCGTTTACAAGAACGCGAACCCGCTGAAAACCGACGTCTCGAAGCTCACCGACACAGAACTGGTGAAGCTGCAACTGTCGCCGAACGACTGGCTCGTGCGGAAGGCGCGTCGCGTGCTTCAAGAGCGCGCTGCGGCCGGGAAACTGGAGAAAGCTACTCCGGACGCGCTGCGGAAGATTCTGAAGGACGAAACGGACACCGCGCGCCGGCTCCGCGGGCTGTGGGCGCTGGAAGCGACCGGCAAACTCACCGACGAAGAGATCCCCGCACTGTACACGGACCACGACGAAGTGCTGCGGGCGTGGGGCTACCGCCTTGGCGCCCGCCCGTCTCGTACCTTTTCGCAACTCATGATGGGTTCCAATCTTGACTTGGAGCAATCGGCACATGTGCTAGCTGCTGCGGCCTCGGCGCTACAGTCCCATAGCCAGCCATACACGGTGTACAGCTCACTCGACCGACACAAACTCGTCAAAAACGATCCCGCGCTGTCGCTCATGCTCTGGTACGGCATCGAGCGCTGGTACACGCGCTTTCCGAAAATTGCGCTCAGCTCCCTTTCGGGGACGGAAAACGCACTAGTTCGTCGGAACACCGTGCGGTTCCTCCTCGCGCAACCCAACGCGACCGAGAACCTCGCGGGGCTGGTCGGCGAGATCGGAAAGATTTCTGCCGACGAGGTGCGGCTCGACGTGCTAAACGGCATTCGCGAATCACTCGCTGGGCAGAAGGCCGCAACCGCACCGAAGGAGTGGGCCGCCGTTTACGCGGACCTGCTCAAAACCGATTCGCGCGAGGTGAAGCGCGCGGCCGAAGCCGTCGCGGTGCTGTTCGGCGACAAGGACGCGATTTCCACACTGCTGAAGCGCGTTACTGACACGAGCGCAAAACCCGAGGAGCGCCGGGCCGCGGTCGAACTGCTCGCGCCGCGGAAGCTCCCCGACTTCGCGAAAACGCTTCAAGCGCTCCTGAGCGACGCTGACTTGCGAGGCGCTGCGATTCGCACGCTCGCGAGTTTCCCCGACGCCGGTACCCCGGCCGCACTCATCAAGGCGTACCCGAAACTCACACCTGAAGAGAAAGCGGACACGGTGCAAACGCTCGCCGCGCGTGTCGGGTTCGCGAAAGAACTGCTCGACGCCATCGAGAAAGGTACGATCCCGCGCGCGGATGTTCCCGTTGTCACCGCCCGGCAAGTGCTCGCGCTCAACGATAAGGGCGTGTCCGAGCGACTGGAAAAGGTGTGGGGTAAAATCACTCCGATCGCCAAGGAGCGCACGGCGCTCATGAAAAAGTGGAAGGACGTGCTCACCGAGGACACCGTCAAGAAGGCCGACATTGCCAACGGCCGGGCGCTGTTCACGAAGAACTGTGCGTCGTGCCACAAGATGTTCGGCGAGGGGCAAGCGGTGGGTCCGGAACTGACCGGGTCGCAGCGCTCGAACCTCGAATACGTGCTCGAAAACGTCCTCGACCCCAGCGCGGTGGTGCCGAACGAATACCGGATGGTGAACTTCAGCCTCGCCGACGACCGCGTGGTGAGCGGGATCGTGCTGCGCGAAACGAAGGACGCCGTTACCGTGCGCACCGTGAACGACACGCTCACGGTTCCGGTCGCGGACATCGTCACGCGCAAGCAAACCGCACTGTCGATCATGCCCGAGGGGTTGTTCGACGCGATGAAGCCCGACGAGGTGCGCGACTTGATCGCGTACCTGCGTGCGAAGGAACAAGTACCGATCCCCAAGAAGTAG